The Streptomyces achromogenes DNA segment ACGGAACGGCGGCACGACCCGTGCTGCCGTCGTCGAGGCCGACCTCGACCTCGACCGTGGGGTTGCCTCGGGAGTCCAGGATTTCCCGGGCTACGACGACGTCGATGGACGGCACGAGCATCTCCTTCATGGGATGTGACGCTGAAAGTGCGCGGCGCGTGGCCTTGCGCCTAGAGCCTAACCGTCTCCGGAGCGTCGGCCACCGACCGACCGTCCCGTGGACGGACTGACCGTACACATTGTTCCTTCCCGGAACAAAGCGGCGGCGGGAAGCGGCCGGAAAGACCCGGAAATCCACTGCGCGAACCGGGAGGGCGCAAGAGAAAACCCCGTCCCGGTGCGTACGGGGGAACACGCACCGGAACGGGGGGCTGTGGGGACGGGGGGACCGTCACGAGGTCCTCGGGGCGCCGGCCTTCACCAGGAGGGCACCGTGGCCGCGTCGGCGGCCGGCCGTCACTTCAGGTGCAGCTGCTGACCCGGGTAGATGAGGTCGGCGTCCTGGACGATGTCCTTGTTCAGCTGGAACAGCTTCTGCCAGCCGCCCTCGACCTTGTGCTTCTCGGCGATGGAGCTGAGGGTGTCGCCCTTGACGACCTTGTACTCGCCGTCGCCCTTCTTGACCTTCTTGCCGGTCGGGGTGGTGACCGTCTTGGACTTCTTGGCGGCCGCCGGACGGTCGGTGGAGCGGGAGCTGCTCTTCTGCTCGGTCGAGCGGGAGCTGCTGCCGCTGTCCGACGAGCCGGAAGAGCTGTTGTTCGAGGCGCCGGCGCCGTCGTAGGAGGCGCCGGACAGGCCCTTGCCGCAGACCGGCCAGGCGCCCTTGCCCTGGCCCGCGAGGACCTTCTCGCCGATGGCTATCTGCTGGGCCTTGGAGGCCTGGTTGGCCTGCGAGGCGTACTGCGTGCCGCCGTACGCGGCCCAGGTGGAGGACGAGAACTGCAGGCCGCCGTAGTAGCCGTTGCCGGTATTGATGGACCAGTTGCCGCCGGACTCGCACTGGGCGACCGTGTCCCACTCGGAGGCGGTGGCGGCGGAGGCGTTGCCGGCCGCCATCAGCGGGGCGGCGATGGCGACGCCGGTGACACCGGCCAGAGCGGCGGCGCGGGTGGCCTTGGACGGACGGCGGTGCTTGCCCTTACCGGAAAACAGCATGGTGGATCCCCTCACCGACGCCTGCGAGGTGAGCTGTCGGGTTCGGGCCGTGTGAGTTGCCCGGCCACTCCTCCGCCGGAGCTTGCGCTCCGTGGGAGGGGTGACTTCACCCCGAGCCGCTCCGGCGATTTCCCGGTGCGGCACTTACCTTGGGTCCCCCGCTCCTGCCTACGGCGCTTGACGCGACGACTGTTCCCGGGCTGCCGCTGGCAGGATTCGGCGTTGCGACGGCCGGGGCTCGGGTTGCCGAGCGGTCACGACCGTAGACACGCGATCCGCGGAATTTCAAAGACGATCAGGGCTTCTGAGACTCATCCCACACTTTCACCAAATCGGACATTCGGCGCGAAGTGTGACGTGAACTCCCGCTGTTTTTCTTGGGCTTTGCGCCCTATTGGACGCCTGTGTCGAGGGTCTGACCGGGGGCGATGTCGCTCGGGTCGGCGCCGATGAGGTCCTTGTTCTCGGCATAGAGGGCACGCCATCCGCCATGGAGACCAAGGGAGTCGGCGATGGAGGCGAGGGAGTCGCCCTCCTGGACGACGTAGGTGGCCGCGGCATGCCGGCCCGCGGAGGCGGTGGACGCACCGCCCGCCTCGGTGTCGGCGCCCTTGGCCGCCGGCTCGTCGGCCGTGGCACCGCGATGACGGCCGGACCCGAGAGAGCCGGTGTCGACGAGGTTCCAGGAACCCACTTCCTGGCCCGACTTGTCCGAGTCGTCCGCTTCCGGGGTTCCCGTGGGCGAGCCGTCGGCCGCCCGCGGGTCACCCTGACGACCGGCGCCGCCGGAGTCGCCCGTGACGGCAGAGGGAGACGAAGGCGACGAAGGCGACGAAGGCGAAGCTGAGGGTGAACTCGTGGAATCACCGGATGAGTCGGATGATCCGGATGAGTCAGACGAACCGGCCGAACCGGTCGAACCGCTGGAGTCGGTCGAGCCGTTGCCCGAACCCGAGGAGCTCGACGACCCCGAGGAACCCGACAAGCCTCTGGACAGGTCGGACAAACCCGAGGAGCCGGACGATCCTGACGAATCGCCCGCCACGCCGGTGTCCACGGTCAGCGCGCCGTTCTCCTTGGTGAGCCCGGAGGTCAGCCCGCAGGTGCCCCACGCGCCGATGCCTTTGGCCGCGAGCACCTTCTGCGCCACGGCGATCTGCTGGTTGCGGCTGGCCAGGTCGGGGCTCGCCGCGTAGTCGAGCCCGCCGTAGGCCTTCCAGTCCTGCAGGGTCAGGCTCAGGCCGCCGGACTCGCCGTCACCGCCGTCGCCGGCACTCCACGAGCCCCCGGTCTCGCACTGCGCCACCTTGTCCCACACCGTGCCGTCCGCGGCGCTCGCGCCGGAGGCGGCGAACAGCGGGATGGCGATGGCGGAGCCGGTCACCCCGGCCGCGACGAGCAGCGCGGGGGCCTGGCGGGGGCGACGGTGACGACCGTTCCCGGAGAGCATGCGAGGGCCTTTCTCTGGACAGCAGTGCCGGCGCGGGCGAGTGAGCTGACGCGTCGCGCTGACGAGTGAACGTATCGGCAGACGATCACTTGTCACAAGTTAATGCCGCGCAGATCACGTGAAGATCACAGACTTGAGGATCGGTCACCTTTACTCCCTCTCATGGTCACAATCCGGCTGACGTCCCGTCAGGCCCGCACCGGTCGCGACACGGCCGTCAGGCGCCGGAGCCGGCGGCGGACGCGGGGGTGAACTCGACCGGCAGCGTGCGCAGGCCGCGCATGATGAGGCCGCCGCGCCACCTCAACTCGGCCGGTTCCACGGCCAGTCGGAGGTCGGGGAGCCGGGTGAGCAGGGTGGCCAGCGCGGTCTGGCCCTCCAGCCGGGCCAGCGGGGCGCCCAGACAGTAGTGGATGCCGTGGCCGTAGCCGAGGTGCTGGTTGTCACGGCGGGAGAGGTCGAGGGTG contains these protein-coding regions:
- a CDS encoding LysM peptidoglycan-binding domain-containing protein; this encodes MLFSGKGKHRRPSKATRAAALAGVTGVAIAAPLMAAGNASAATASEWDTVAQCESGGNWSINTGNGYYGGLQFSSSTWAAYGGTQYASQANQASKAQQIAIGEKVLAGQGKGAWPVCGKGLSGASYDGAGASNNSSSGSSDSGSSSRSTEQKSSSRSTDRPAAAKKSKTVTTPTGKKVKKGDGEYKVVKGDTLSSIAEKHKVEGGWQKLFQLNKDIVQDADLIYPGQQLHLK
- a CDS encoding LysM peptidoglycan-binding domain-containing protein, with the protein product MLSGNGRHRRPRQAPALLVAAGVTGSAIAIPLFAASGASAADGTVWDKVAQCETGGSWSAGDGGDGESGGLSLTLQDWKAYGGLDYAASPDLASRNQQIAVAQKVLAAKGIGAWGTCGLTSGLTKENGALTVDTGVAGDSSGSSGSSGLSDLSRGLSGSSGSSSSSGSGNGSTDSSGSTGSAGSSDSSGSSDSSGDSTSSPSASPSSPSSPSSPSAVTGDSGGAGRQGDPRAADGSPTGTPEADDSDKSGQEVGSWNLVDTGSLGSGRHRGATADEPAAKGADTEAGGASTASAGRHAAATYVVQEGDSLASIADSLGLHGGWRALYAENKDLIGADPSDIAPGQTLDTGVQ